The proteins below come from a single Triticum aestivum cultivar Chinese Spring chromosome 5D, IWGSC CS RefSeq v2.1, whole genome shotgun sequence genomic window:
- the LOC123124923 gene encoding serine carboxypeptidase 1-like, with the protein MKSISSFSLLVLCLAALQLHANASHSPSQEAQLKKFISSRKNRASSTDTFRVRNIADRVAGSLSADSTLSDQSSMKAADKITALPGQPEGVDFDQYGGYVTVDAENGRALFYYLVESPSGASDKPLVLWLNGGPGCSSLGFGAMQELGPFRVTEDNKTLSRNMNAWNNVANVIFLESPAGVGYSYSNTSSDYDLSGDERTADDAYVFLVKWLERFPEYKDRAFYISGESYAGHYVPELAATILLHNTYNNRTVINLQGILVGNPYLDANRNIKGAVDYFWTHAVMSDEVYANITKNCDFDNLNGTFTDAACMGAAVVFDSGYIDGYNIYAPVCIDAPNGMYYPAGYLPGYDPCSYYPTDAYLNDPAVQIAFHARPTKWSGCAYLNWTDGPMSMLPTMKWLIESKLPIWIFSGDFDSVCPLPATRYSIQDMALSVTTPWRPWTAKEEVGGYVQQYAGGFTFLSVRGAGHMVPSFQPERALVMLSSFLQGVLPPYVEQQ; encoded by the exons ATGAAGAGCATTTCTTCATTCTCCCTGCTTGTCCTCTGCCTCGCTGCACTGCAGCTGCACGCCAATGCCTCCCACTCCCCGTCCCAGGAGGCTCAGCTCAAAAAGTTCATCTCGTCTAGGAAGAACCGCGCCAGCAGCACCGACACGTTCCGAGTGCGTAACATAGCTGACAGGGTTGCCGGCAGCCTGAGTGCGGACAGCACTCTTTCTGACCAGAGCTCCATGAAGGCCGCCGACAAGATCACGGCCTTGCCCGGGCAGCCGGAGGGCGTCGACTTCGACCAGTACGGCGGGTACGTCACCGTCGATGCGGAGAACGGCCGCGCGCTCTTCTACTACCTTGTCGAATCGCCTTCCGGTGCCTCGGACAAGCCACTCGTCCTGTGGCTCAACGGAG GGCCGGGATGCTCGTCGCTCGGATTCGGCGCAATGCAGGAGCTCGGCCCGTTCCGCGTAACCGAGGACAACAAAACGCTCAGCAGAAACATGAACGCATGGAACAACG TGGCTAACGTGATCTTCCTCGAGTCGCCCGCCGGAGTGGGTTATTCCTACTCGAACACGTCTTCTGACTATGATCTCAGCGGAGACGAGAGAACAGCCGATGACGCCTACGTGTTTCTGGTGAAATGGCTGGAGAGGTTCCCGGAGTACAAGGACCGGGCCTTCTATATCTCAGGGGAGAGCTACGCCGGACACTACGTGCCGGAGCTTGCCGCCACCATCCTACTCCACAACACATACAACAACAGAACCGTCATAAACCTTCAGGGCATCTTG GTGGGAAATCCGTACCTTGATGCCAACAGGAATATTAAGGGGGCAGTTGACTACTTCTGGACCCACGCGGTGATGTCGGACGAGGTCTATGCCAATATCACCAAGAACTGCGACTTCGACAACTTGAATGGTACATTTACAGATGCCGCCTGCATGGGAGCTGCCGTGGTGTTCGACTCTGGCTACATCGATGGCTACAACATATACGCTCCGGTCTGCATAGACGCGCCCAATGGAATGTATTACCCCGCTGGCTAC TTACCTGGGTATGATCCGTGCAGTTATTATCCTACGGATGCCTACCTCAATGATCCAGCGGTGCAGATAGCTTTCCACGCTAGACCGACAAAGTGGTCAGGCTGCGC ATACTTGAACTGGACAGATGGGCCAATGTCCATGCTGCCAACCATGAAATGGTTGATCGAAAGCAAGCTGCCGATTTGGATATTCAG TGGTGATTTTGATTCTGTGTGCCCGCTGCCGGCGACGAGGTATTCTATCCAAGACATGGCCCTCTCTGTGACCACTCCATGGCGCCCATGGACAGCAAAGGAGGAG GTGGGAGGCTATGTTCAGCAGTACGCCGGGGGGTTCACATTCCTATCTGTGAGGGGAGCTGGCCATATGGTTCCATCCTTCCAGCCTGAGAGGGCATTGGTGATGTTGAGCTCCTTCCTGCAAGGGGTGCTCCCACCTTACGTAGAACAGCAGTGA